The Cottoperca gobio chromosome 15, fCotGob3.1, whole genome shotgun sequence genome segment cacacacacacacacacacacacacacacacacacacacacacactcacactcacacacaccggGGCCTCTTCGCTCCAGATTGTGTTTCTCACAAAGGAAAAGGTTTTGAATGGATTTGACAAACGAAGCTGTTTCTGCGCCACCCTCTAACACGGACATCTGAAATATGATAAGACCAAAATGACCCCCTTGttatacattatacaaatgtattcCATCGAAATAATTTATGGAGATGTGCGGACGGCTGGatatttgcaaatgttttattttattttacacggTCTGTATAGTTTACATTACAATGTGTACAATGTTATGCGTTCTGTATATTCTAAAGGCACTTAAGGGttgtacaaataataataataattattaaatcgtgatttattacaaGCTATTAGTTACATATTTGTTGCGTGTGATTATCATTTCAGAACAATTATTATATCAAAAAGCTGAAAAGAGTCGGCTCgagtttataaaaatatatttgtaaaagcCTGTGGAAAACTTAAAATGAAACATGCAGTGAAATATTTTAGTGATTGTAAGCACAACGAGCACCTGCATGTTTGCTTCTTACTGTCTCTCTGGAACACGTCACGCGTTATTTAAGCGCGCGCCTGTTCTTCAGCGGAAAGCGCGGGCCTGCTCTCAAACCAAAGCACAGAATGGGTCAAGCCAGAGTTTGTGTCTGCAAACATCGCGTTATTTGACACTTCACACGGTGACATACTTTAGTCATCCACGTcaatctcttcatcttcatccccCGAGCAGCCCTTGTTGCTCAGCTGGTCTGTGTACCACGGCGATGGGGGTGAAGGAGGCGACATGGGTGTTCTAGTGGAGTTGAGGCTCCCGGTAGTGTCGTGGCGGGATCTGGAGGAGACCGGGTCGAGCTCAGAAACAGTCCTGGTGCCCATACCACCGGCCGCGCACTTCTCCAGCTCGGCCAACTTGGAGAGCTTTTCAAGGGCCACAGTGCCGGAGACCGTGGCTGACTCCACATCCGCTTTCATCTCCTCCAGGTCCCGCTTGAGCTTGGCCCGCCGGTTCTGAAACCACGTGATGACCTGCGCGTTGGTCAGACAGAGCTGCTGGGCGATCTGGTCCCGGTCCGCCGGGCTCAGGTACTTCTGGTAGAGGAAGCGCTTCTCCAGCTCGTAGATCTGGTGGTTAGTAAACGCCGTGCGGGACTTCCGCCGCTTCTTAGCGGTGTTCC includes the following:
- the lbx1a gene encoding transcription factor LBX1a is translated as MASTPDVVDSKCPAEMEERRLDQLPPQAISNKPLTPFSIEDILNKPSVRRSYSLSGVAHHISPGEKMPSAGHSLSGRALLSQTSPLCALEELASKTFKGLEVSVLQAAEGRDGLTLFGQRNTAKKRRKSRTAFTNHQIYELEKRFLYQKYLSPADRDQIAQQLCLTNAQVITWFQNRRAKLKRDLEEMKADVESATVSGTVALEKLSKLAELEKCAAGGMGTRTVSELDPVSSRSRHDTTGSLNSTRTPMSPPSPPSPWYTDQLSNKGCSGDEDEEIDVDD